A portion of the Candidatus Desulfofervidus auxilii genome contains these proteins:
- a CDS encoding 5-formyltetrahydrofolate cyclo-ligase has protein sequence MSVTKKEEFRKIYSSYREKLSHLERKQKSIQICNKVLTLHEWKNAKIVMLYVTHKSEVDTLPLIQAALKYNKNVLLPRVEGKEIVPYQIFSFPEDVAPGFANILEPVPKKCKLWEKSFDLVIVPGIVFDLQGGRLGYGKGYYDRFLKNLSFSPLKIGLTFEICLTDSLPLETHDMKVDIVVTENRIIK, from the coding sequence CCGAAAAATTTATAGCAGTTATCGTGAAAAACTTTCTCATTTAGAAAGAAAACAAAAAAGTATTCAAATTTGTAATAAAGTTTTAACATTGCATGAATGGAAAAATGCAAAAATAGTTATGCTTTATGTCACACATAAAAGTGAAGTTGATACCTTACCTCTCATCCAAGCTGCCTTAAAATATAATAAGAATGTTCTCTTGCCTCGGGTAGAGGGTAAAGAAATTGTTCCATATCAGATTTTTTCTTTTCCAGAAGATGTAGCACCTGGCTTCGCAAATATCCTTGAACCTGTACCAAAAAAATGCAAACTTTGGGAAAAATCATTTGATCTTGTAATAGTACCTGGTATTGTATTTGACCTTCAAGGTGGACGGTTAGGTTATGGAAAAGGATATTATGATCGTTTCTTAAAAAATCTCTCTTTTTCACCTCTTAAAATTGGCCTTACTTTTGAAATTTGCTTAACTGATTCCTTACCTTTAGAAACCCATGATATGAAAGTTGACATTGTTGTTACTGAAAATCGAATAATAAAATAA
- a CDS encoding RimK family alpha-L-glutamate ligase encodes MSYKGKKPKVAIGNSLAHCKQVITLGVRTNFSDYKPWEQKLIREAEKIYYPTSFYADLFKSMGKPTFPSFECYAYAMDKIKQTTLFNLLNIPHPYTRIFYGERQKKKILNYFSYPFIAKIPRASALGEGVFLIKNDKDLLEYNRKTKIAYIQEYLEIEKDIRVVLINYKVVLAYWRIKKQDEYRCNIAQGAEISFDPVPEEAIELAIKTSKLCNFNNVGIDICIHNGKLYVLEANMVYGKKGFQKAGIDYKKLLAEMLERGEI; translated from the coding sequence ATGTCATACAAAGGAAAAAAACCAAAAGTAGCTATTGGCAATTCTTTAGCCCATTGTAAACAAGTCATTACTTTAGGAGTAAGAACTAATTTTTCTGACTATAAACCATGGGAGCAAAAATTAATAAGAGAAGCAGAAAAAATTTATTATCCCACCAGTTTTTATGCTGACCTTTTTAAATCTATGGGAAAACCCACATTTCCTAGTTTTGAATGTTATGCTTATGCAATGGACAAAATAAAACAAACTACACTTTTTAATTTATTAAATATTCCTCATCCTTATACACGCATATTTTATGGTGAACGTCAAAAGAAAAAAATTCTAAATTATTTTTCTTATCCATTTATTGCCAAAATTCCAAGAGCTTCAGCTCTTGGTGAAGGTGTTTTTTTGATTAAGAATGATAAAGATCTTTTGGAATACAACCGCAAGACAAAAATAGCTTATATTCAAGAATATTTAGAAATTGAAAAAGATATTAGAGTGGTGCTTATAAATTATAAAGTAGTACTTGCATATTGGCGTATAAAAAAGCAAGATGAATATCGCTGTAATATAGCTCAAGGCGCTGAGATAAGCTTTGACCCTGTACCTGAAGAAGCTATAGAATTAGCTATAAAGACAAGTAAACTTTGCAACTTTAATAATGTTGGTATTGATATATGTATTCATAATGGAAAACTCTATGTGCTTGAAGCCAATATGGTATATGGAAAAAAGGGATTTCAAAAAGCAGGCATTGATTACAAAAAACTCTTAGCTGAGATGCTAGAAAGAGGTGAAATATAG
- a CDS encoding radical SAM protein, translating into MQNDCELLKQGFRPGKCLVHNRKKGRACELTLKYKDGIPYRLIKSAHLSRPEHYFSIYQSGCNLECLKCHSWSFTQYADGKWLSPNDILTLAKKYAEKITYYEPRERATSFHALDLCRGCGVCVEPDFIHVFEQGKVKEKFYLKPTGRRGELCPNKLEPNQIVLSPQGLGPARNIIAFTGGDLGCKPDFYVKCAEKIKEEGLPLWILFETNGYGLTPKNLDILKEAGVDSFWLDIKAYDPDIHKKLTGVSNEWILKLPEEILKRDFVLEVLSLYIPGWVEEDQIRKIAKIISKVDKKIPFTILAFFPEYKMRDVPPPNLKQMLNAYYEVKDAGLENVRLGNLGVFIKNDKELKILLEKAKDAI; encoded by the coding sequence ATGCAAAATGATTGTGAATTATTAAAACAAGGATTTAGACCTGGAAAATGTTTAGTGCATAATAGGAAAAAGGGTAGGGCATGTGAATTAACTTTAAAATATAAAGATGGTATTCCTTATAGGCTGATTAAATCTGCTCATCTTTCAAGGCCTGAGCATTATTTTTCAATATATCAATCTGGTTGTAATTTAGAATGTTTAAAGTGTCATTCTTGGAGTTTTACTCAATATGCAGATGGCAAGTGGCTTTCTCCTAATGACATTTTAACTCTAGCTAAAAAATATGCTGAAAAAATAACATATTATGAACCAAGAGAAAGAGCTACTTCATTTCATGCACTTGACCTTTGTAGAGGATGTGGTGTGTGCGTTGAGCCAGATTTTATTCATGTTTTTGAACAAGGAAAAGTTAAAGAAAAATTTTATTTAAAGCCTACGGGGAGAAGAGGGGAGCTGTGTCCTAATAAATTAGAACCAAATCAAATAGTTTTATCACCTCAAGGGCTTGGACCAGCGAGAAATATTATTGCTTTTACAGGTGGAGATTTAGGCTGTAAGCCAGATTTTTATGTGAAATGTGCTGAAAAAATAAAGGAAGAAGGTCTGCCTTTATGGATACTCTTTGAGACAAATGGATATGGGCTTACTCCTAAAAATCTTGACATTTTAAAAGAGGCTGGAGTTGATTCTTTCTGGCTTGATATAAAGGCATATGATCCAGATATTCATAAAAAATTAACAGGTGTTTCAAATGAATGGATTTTGAAGCTACCTGAGGAAATTCTTAAAAGAGACTTTGTTCTTGAGGTCTTAAGTTTATATATTCCAGGTTGGGTTGAGGAAGATCAAATAAGAAAAATAGCAAAAATTATTTCAAAGGTTGATAAAAAAATACCTTTTACAATTCTTGCCTTTTTCCCAGAATATAAAATGAGGGATGTTCCTCCACCAAATTTAAAACAGATGTTAAATGCATATTATGAAGTAAAAGATGCAGGACTTGAAAATGTGAGACTTGGAAATTTAGGTGTTTTTATTAAAAATGACAAAGAGCTTAAGATTTTGTTAGAAAAAGCAAAAGATGCAATTTAG
- a CDS encoding helix-turn-helix domain-containing protein has protein sequence MKEGFSEIMTLEETARYLKIGKSTLYKMARKGKIPAVKIANQWRFIKEDIDKWLQEMRDGKSLTIKTKESQK, from the coding sequence ATGAAGGAAGGTTTCTCTGAAATAATGACACTTGAAGAGACCGCAAGATATTTGAAAATAGGAAAATCTACTCTTTATAAGATGGCAAGGAAAGGAAAAATCCCTGCTGTGAAAATTGCTAATCAGTGGAGATTTATAAAAGAAGATATTGATAAGTGGTTACAGGAAATGAGAGATGGGAAAAGCCTAACTATCAAAACAAAAGAATCACAGAAGTAG